Proteins encoded in a region of the Macrobrachium nipponense isolate FS-2020 chromosome 39, ASM1510439v2, whole genome shotgun sequence genome:
- the LOC135210356 gene encoding proton-coupled amino acid transporter-like protein pathetic isoform X1, which yields MSLGSSNSKRRPEGAHDSLPLPRITPVVDISEQDGCHLPSASGDGATQQGHGQEIVKRELKVSTTNNETLVHILKGMIGSGILAMPQAFMNSGLWTGVVLTPLLGIVCIHSMFLLVRTSKELCKRARVPALSYEESAVAAFEYGPKSLRKYAKAVGYLITAFLLITQTGFCCVYFVFIPQNLKQAIDCMTPTGTGISQLGFMAITIIPVLLVCFIPNLKLLAPVSLVASVIQSVSLVLILYYAVRDLPTVSEQVPAFNSWSTIPLYLSTAVYAFEGIGLILPLENKMKTPQSIGGLNGVLNTGMSVTLCLYITMGFFGYLQYGNDIQGSITLNLPPREGLAQAVKILMALSIFFTYPLMMYVTFEIGIPVVTRIVEGKKKKLIVEYAFRTALVLLTFALAAAIPNIGLFISLIGAVSSSALAVIFPPIMEAITFWPEKGKYNYRIIKAVLMVAFGLLTFVTGTITSVQEIVRFFASGEEGAPFEC from the exons gAACAAGACGGATGTCACCTCCCATCTGCAAGTGGCGATGGCGCCACCCAACAAGGACATGGGCAAGAAATCGTCAAGAGAGAGCTCAAGGTTTCTACTAC cAATAACGAGACCTTGGTTCACATCCTAAAGGGTATGATCGGTTCGGGGATTCTTGCGATGCCGCAAGCGTTCATGAACTCTGGTCTGTGGACGGGTGTTGTACTAACTCCTCTCCTGGGTATCGTCTGCATCCACAGCATGTTTCTCTTG GTAAGAACGTCGAAGGAGCTCTGCAAGAGAGCCCGAGTCCCTGCTCTGAGCTACGAGGAATCAGCCGTGGCGGCTTTCGAGTACGGCCCGAAAAGCCTCCGGAAGTACGCAAAGGCTGTGGGTTATCTCATCACAGCGTTCCTCCTCATCACCCAGACCGGTTTCTGCTGCGTCTACTTTGTATTTATCCCTCAGAACCTGAAGCAG GCCATTGACTGCATGACACCAACTGGGACAGGCATAAGCCAGTTAGGCTTCATGGCCATCACCATAATTCCAGTCCTGTTGGTATGCTTCATCCCTAATTTGAAG CTTTTGGCTCCAGTCTCGCTCGTGGCCAGCGTCATCCAGTCCGTCAGTCTTGTTCTGATTCTGTACTATGCCGTCCGAGATCTGCCTACGGTCAGTGAACAAGTTCCAGCTTTCAACAGCTGGTCGACAATACCTCTGTACTTGAGTACAGCCGTGTATGCGTTCGAGGGTATAGGTCTG ATTCTGCCACTGGAGAATAAAATGAAGACGCCCCAGTCTATAGGAGGACTCAATGGCGTACTGAACACAGGGATGTCAGTAACCCTCTGTCTTTACATCACAATGGGATTTTTCGGTTACCTGCAGTACGGGAACGACATTCAGGGATCTATTACGCTGAATCTCCCTCCCAGAGAAGG CTTAGCACAAGCAGTGAAAATACTAATGGCTCTATCTATATTCTTCACGTATCCTTTGATGATGTACGTCACCTTCGAGATTGGTATACCTGTTGTTACCCGAATCGTtgaggggaagaagaaaaaactaatagTCGAATATGCCTTTCGGACGGCTCTCGTTCTTCTGACGT TCGCCCTGGCCGCCGCAATCCCGAACATCGGCCTCTTCATTTCTCTCATCGGAGCAGTGAGCAGCTCGGCCCTGGCTGTCATTTTCCCGCCAATCATGGAGGCCATCACCTTTTGGCCCGAAAAGGGGAAATACAACTACAGAATTattaag GCCGTGCTCATGGTCGCATTCGGCCTGCTGACCTTCGTGACAGGCACTATCACAAGCGTGCAGGAAATTGTTCGTTTCTTCGCCAGTGGGGAGGAAGGAGCTCCGTTCGAGTGCTGA
- the LOC135210356 gene encoding proton-coupled amino acid transporter-like protein pathetic isoform X2 → MSLGSSNSKRRPEEQDGCHLPSASGDGATQQGHGQEIVKRELKVSTTNNETLVHILKGMIGSGILAMPQAFMNSGLWTGVVLTPLLGIVCIHSMFLLVRTSKELCKRARVPALSYEESAVAAFEYGPKSLRKYAKAVGYLITAFLLITQTGFCCVYFVFIPQNLKQAIDCMTPTGTGISQLGFMAITIIPVLLVCFIPNLKLLAPVSLVASVIQSVSLVLILYYAVRDLPTVSEQVPAFNSWSTIPLYLSTAVYAFEGIGLILPLENKMKTPQSIGGLNGVLNTGMSVTLCLYITMGFFGYLQYGNDIQGSITLNLPPREGLAQAVKILMALSIFFTYPLMMYVTFEIGIPVVTRIVEGKKKKLIVEYAFRTALVLLTFALAAAIPNIGLFISLIGAVSSSALAVIFPPIMEAITFWPEKGKYNYRIIKAVLMVAFGLLTFVTGTITSVQEIVRFFASGEEGAPFEC, encoded by the exons gAACAAGACGGATGTCACCTCCCATCTGCAAGTGGCGATGGCGCCACCCAACAAGGACATGGGCAAGAAATCGTCAAGAGAGAGCTCAAGGTTTCTACTAC cAATAACGAGACCTTGGTTCACATCCTAAAGGGTATGATCGGTTCGGGGATTCTTGCGATGCCGCAAGCGTTCATGAACTCTGGTCTGTGGACGGGTGTTGTACTAACTCCTCTCCTGGGTATCGTCTGCATCCACAGCATGTTTCTCTTG GTAAGAACGTCGAAGGAGCTCTGCAAGAGAGCCCGAGTCCCTGCTCTGAGCTACGAGGAATCAGCCGTGGCGGCTTTCGAGTACGGCCCGAAAAGCCTCCGGAAGTACGCAAAGGCTGTGGGTTATCTCATCACAGCGTTCCTCCTCATCACCCAGACCGGTTTCTGCTGCGTCTACTTTGTATTTATCCCTCAGAACCTGAAGCAG GCCATTGACTGCATGACACCAACTGGGACAGGCATAAGCCAGTTAGGCTTCATGGCCATCACCATAATTCCAGTCCTGTTGGTATGCTTCATCCCTAATTTGAAG CTTTTGGCTCCAGTCTCGCTCGTGGCCAGCGTCATCCAGTCCGTCAGTCTTGTTCTGATTCTGTACTATGCCGTCCGAGATCTGCCTACGGTCAGTGAACAAGTTCCAGCTTTCAACAGCTGGTCGACAATACCTCTGTACTTGAGTACAGCCGTGTATGCGTTCGAGGGTATAGGTCTG ATTCTGCCACTGGAGAATAAAATGAAGACGCCCCAGTCTATAGGAGGACTCAATGGCGTACTGAACACAGGGATGTCAGTAACCCTCTGTCTTTACATCACAATGGGATTTTTCGGTTACCTGCAGTACGGGAACGACATTCAGGGATCTATTACGCTGAATCTCCCTCCCAGAGAAGG CTTAGCACAAGCAGTGAAAATACTAATGGCTCTATCTATATTCTTCACGTATCCTTTGATGATGTACGTCACCTTCGAGATTGGTATACCTGTTGTTACCCGAATCGTtgaggggaagaagaaaaaactaatagTCGAATATGCCTTTCGGACGGCTCTCGTTCTTCTGACGT TCGCCCTGGCCGCCGCAATCCCGAACATCGGCCTCTTCATTTCTCTCATCGGAGCAGTGAGCAGCTCGGCCCTGGCTGTCATTTTCCCGCCAATCATGGAGGCCATCACCTTTTGGCCCGAAAAGGGGAAATACAACTACAGAATTattaag GCCGTGCTCATGGTCGCATTCGGCCTGCTGACCTTCGTGACAGGCACTATCACAAGCGTGCAGGAAATTGTTCGTTTCTTCGCCAGTGGGGAGGAAGGAGCTCCGTTCGAGTGCTGA